The following proteins are co-located in the Leptidea sinapis chromosome 30, ilLepSina1.1, whole genome shotgun sequence genome:
- the LOC126973744 gene encoding ommochrome-binding protein-like, producing MNINTLIFISLSMLRKAILIENKGAICDLISMAPEKHCFVKQTLASLAHSPNQLAVDKVTNSLYFSFDSGRAEYLPASLKIETRKLTILHGIKDAFAIASDEANSEIYFGGIHGIYRYNTMTKTLRRLVVKNLDIWWLILKKHLYFVRFPSLKAYCYKNRSVEPVRQLQNYTVNQFVFDGDNNIFFINGSGLFGIKKDKSEAVLLKDNPKFLCMASDNLGHVHLCAEDGIYIISKIVLKVKKVVNVQGVLGMTFDSENNLIYSDSHEMVRLLPIPTY from the coding sequence ATGAATATAAACACTTTAATATTCATTTCACTTTCGATGTTACGAAAAGCAATATTAATAGAGAATAAAGGCGCGATTTGTGACCTTATATCTATGGCACCGGAGAAGCACTGTTTTGTGAAACAGACGTTAGCATCCCTCGCCCACAGTCCGAACCAATTAGCCGTCGACAAAGTAACTAACTCGCTGTATTTTAGCTTTGACTCGGGTCGGGCTGAATACTTACCCGCTTCACTCAAAATTGAAACCAGAAAGCTAACAATTCTCCATGGCATTAAGGATGCTTTTGCCATTGCAAGTGATGAAGCCAACAGTGAAATATACTTTGGAGGTATTCACGGCATCTACAGGTATAATACAATGACGAAAACCCTGAGGCGACTAGTCGTTAAGAACCTCGACATTTGGTGGTTGATTTTGAAAAAGCATTTATACTTCGTCAGGTTTCCAAGTTTGAAAGCATATTGTTACAAGAATAGATCTGTTGAGCCAGTGAGACAGCTTCAGAACTACACAGTAAATCAGTTCGTATTTGACGGGGACAACAACATATTCTTCATTAACGGATCCGGTTTATTTGGAATTAAAAAAGATAAGTCAGAAGCTGTTCTTTTGAAAGACAATCCTAAGTTCTTATGCATGGCTTCAGATAATCTGGGGCATGTTCATTTGTGTGCTGAAGACggtatttatataattagtaaGATTGTATTGAAGGTGAAAAAAGTTGTGAATGTACAAGGTGTGTTGGGCATGACGTTCGATTCGGAAAATAATCTAATTTACTCGGATTCTCATGAAATGGTTCGCCTGTTGCCCATTCCTacatattaa